In a single window of the Arthrobacter sp. StoSoilA2 genome:
- the efeO gene encoding iron uptake system protein EfeO: protein MLGTFLSPATSPKLRRTLTVIGVAAAVPMVLVGCTDNAKTTAATDGPIQVSSTANECKVSTGTAPSGNLTFAVKNEGTEVTEFYLLAEDGLRIIGEVENIGPGITRNLVVTAAAGKYNTACKPGMQGDGIRASFEVTESGNKPSADADFQKLLETGSQQYAAYVKDQTEQLVTGTKAFADAFAAGDAANARELYAATRMHWERIEPVAESFGDLDPKLDAREADLEPGQEWTGWHRAEKDLFPPADYTAMTPAERSAISTQLVADTADLATRTRTVELTADKLGNGAKELLDEVATGKVTGEEEIWSHTDLWDFQANVDGARIAFESLKPALEQKDAELAKSLDEKFAALQAELKKHAKGDGFSYYNELSQDQIQQLAALVDSLGEPLSKLTSAVVL, encoded by the coding sequence ATGCTTGGCACGTTCCTGTCCCCCGCCACTTCCCCGAAGCTTCGCAGGACCCTCACCGTCATCGGTGTGGCTGCGGCCGTCCCCATGGTTCTGGTGGGCTGCACTGACAATGCAAAAACCACGGCGGCCACAGATGGGCCGATCCAGGTCAGCAGCACCGCGAATGAATGCAAGGTCTCCACAGGTACTGCTCCCAGCGGCAACCTGACGTTTGCCGTGAAGAACGAAGGCACCGAGGTCACCGAGTTCTACCTGCTGGCCGAGGACGGTTTGCGGATCATCGGCGAAGTGGAAAACATCGGGCCTGGAATTACCCGGAACCTGGTGGTCACCGCTGCTGCAGGCAAGTACAACACCGCCTGCAAGCCGGGTATGCAGGGCGATGGAATCCGGGCTTCGTTTGAGGTCACAGAGTCCGGAAACAAGCCGAGCGCGGACGCCGATTTCCAAAAACTTCTTGAGACCGGCTCCCAGCAGTATGCCGCCTACGTCAAGGACCAAACGGAGCAACTCGTCACGGGCACCAAGGCCTTTGCAGATGCCTTCGCAGCCGGCGATGCCGCAAACGCCCGTGAACTGTATGCCGCAACCCGCATGCACTGGGAGCGGATCGAGCCCGTTGCAGAATCGTTTGGCGATCTCGATCCCAAGCTTGATGCACGCGAGGCCGATCTCGAGCCCGGCCAGGAATGGACCGGATGGCACCGCGCAGAGAAGGATTTGTTCCCGCCTGCGGACTACACCGCCATGACCCCGGCCGAACGTAGCGCGATATCCACCCAGCTGGTTGCAGATACTGCAGACCTCGCGACGCGTACCCGCACAGTGGAGTTGACGGCTGACAAGCTGGGCAACGGCGCCAAGGAGCTCCTCGATGAGGTTGCCACGGGTAAGGTGACGGGCGAGGAAGAGATCTGGTCGCACACCGACCTCTGGGATTTCCAGGCCAACGTGGACGGCGCCCGCATCGCTTTCGAGAGCCTGAAGCCGGCCCTGGAGCAAAAAGACGCCGAGCTCGCCAAGTCCTTGGACGAGAAGTTCGCAGCCCTCCAGGCCGAGCTCAAGAAGCACGCCAAGGGCGATGGCTTCTCCTACTACAACGAGCTGAGCCAGGATCAGATCCAGCAGCTCGCCGCCTTGGTCGATTCCTTGGGCGAGCCACTGTCCAAGCTCACCTCGGCTGTCGTGCTGTGA
- the efeB gene encoding iron uptake transporter deferrochelatase/peroxidase subunit — protein sequence MSRRGLLSLAGVGGAGAVAGLAAGFLGHDLVTAGAASAAESDAGDAVVPFFGEHQAGITTPAQDRLHMAAFDVTTEDRKELIKLLKDWTAAAEAMTAGRTTGATGAVDGPYEAPPEDTGEALDLAAAKLTLTFGFGAGLFEKNGKVRFGLDGRRPEALINLPHFPGDDLQPGRTGGDIVVQACADDPQVAVHAIRNLARIGFGKVRVRWSQLGFGRTSSTSRAQVTPRNLFGFKDGTNNLKVEDKALLDEHVWVGSPASPSEEWMRGGSYLVARRIQMHIEIWDRTSLGEQEGLIGRTKGVGAPLSGGEEFTTPDFKLAGRNGDPLIPLDSHVRLAHPDQNGGVRMLRRGYNFTDGSDGLGHLDAGLFFIAFVKDPRTHYVPMQLALAKGDTLSVEYLKHTGSGLFAVPPGIQQGGFIGEGLFA from the coding sequence CTGTCCCGCCGTGGCCTTCTTTCCCTTGCCGGAGTGGGCGGCGCTGGCGCAGTCGCTGGCCTCGCCGCAGGTTTCCTGGGCCACGACCTGGTCACGGCCGGTGCTGCATCGGCTGCGGAATCCGACGCAGGGGATGCTGTTGTTCCCTTTTTCGGCGAGCATCAGGCCGGCATCACCACCCCGGCCCAGGACCGCCTTCACATGGCTGCGTTCGATGTCACCACGGAGGACCGGAAAGAACTGATCAAGCTCCTGAAGGATTGGACTGCTGCGGCTGAGGCCATGACGGCGGGCCGCACGACGGGTGCGACCGGCGCCGTCGATGGCCCCTACGAGGCCCCGCCGGAAGACACCGGTGAGGCGCTGGACCTGGCCGCCGCGAAATTGACGTTGACCTTCGGTTTCGGCGCAGGGCTTTTCGAGAAGAACGGCAAGGTGCGCTTCGGTTTGGACGGTCGCCGGCCCGAAGCCTTGATCAACCTCCCGCATTTCCCCGGTGATGACCTTCAACCTGGCCGCACCGGAGGCGACATCGTGGTCCAGGCTTGCGCCGACGACCCCCAGGTAGCCGTTCACGCCATCCGCAACCTTGCGCGCATCGGTTTCGGAAAGGTGCGTGTCCGCTGGTCCCAATTGGGCTTTGGCCGCACGTCCTCCACGTCCCGTGCGCAGGTGACGCCCCGCAACCTCTTTGGGTTCAAGGACGGCACCAACAACCTCAAAGTTGAGGACAAAGCCCTCCTCGATGAGCATGTCTGGGTAGGTTCCCCGGCTTCGCCGAGTGAAGAGTGGATGAGGGGCGGCAGCTACCTTGTGGCGCGCAGGATCCAGATGCACATCGAAATCTGGGACCGGACGTCCCTGGGTGAACAGGAAGGCCTGATAGGGCGGACGAAGGGCGTGGGGGCGCCGTTGTCCGGTGGCGAAGAGTTCACGACGCCCGATTTCAAGCTCGCGGGCCGCAACGGTGACCCGCTCATTCCCTTGGACTCGCACGTCCGCCTGGCCCACCCCGACCAGAACGGGGGTGTGCGGATGCTTCGCCGCGGCTACAACTTCACCGACGGCTCAGACGGACTCGGGCATTTGGACGCGGGGTTGTTCTTCATCGCGTTCGTCAAGGATCCGCGGACCCACTACGTTCCCATGCAGCTGGCTCTGGCCAAGGGCGATACGTTGTCCGTGGAATACCTGAAGCACACGGGCTCCGGCCTTTTTGCCGTGCCTCCGGGGATCCAGCAGGGCGGCTTCATCGGTGAAGGACTTTTCGCTTAG
- a CDS encoding aminoglycoside 6-adenylyltransferase: MDSTFEDVPRRLRPTLQMLLKKCHDDERIRSAWLEGSLAQRSADDWSDIDLHLAVREPEAFDAIEWLDSQVHLVLADAIPGLRGSFICLTSTWIQVDVNVHSSESPLPSCGSRRVLLVRDAPIPDMPSAVPPRGQPFFPAQDVQIFLYFLGKTIASVHRGDLIALSQATAMMRDRLLVNLLLAENGIPSGTINKRIGDQLGDEQMQCLQEIPPFGLGEPSLREAQQKLAAAYLSRARRLAGKCAAAWPLELEEATKKLWLHELQMAW, translated from the coding sequence ATGGATTCCACTTTTGAGGACGTGCCGCGACGGCTTAGGCCAACACTTCAAATGCTCTTGAAGAAGTGTCACGATGATGAACGCATACGGTCGGCCTGGCTCGAGGGCTCTTTGGCACAGAGATCAGCAGATGACTGGAGCGACATAGACCTCCATTTAGCAGTAAGGGAGCCGGAGGCCTTCGACGCTATCGAGTGGCTCGATTCGCAGGTGCACTTGGTCCTCGCGGATGCGATCCCCGGGCTGCGAGGTTCCTTTATCTGCCTCACTTCCACTTGGATACAGGTCGACGTGAATGTTCATTCCTCGGAAAGTCCCCTCCCGTCCTGCGGCTCACGCCGCGTACTTCTTGTCCGGGATGCCCCGATTCCGGACATGCCGAGCGCCGTGCCTCCTCGCGGGCAGCCATTTTTTCCCGCCCAAGATGTCCAAATCTTCCTGTACTTCTTGGGTAAGACCATTGCGTCGGTTCATCGCGGTGATCTCATCGCCCTTTCGCAGGCCACGGCGATGATGCGTGATCGTCTTTTGGTCAATTTGCTGCTGGCTGAGAACGGGATTCCAAGCGGGACGATCAACAAGCGGATCGGCGACCAATTGGGTGACGAACAGATGCAGTGTTTGCAGGAAATTCCACCTTTCGGGCTCGGGGAGCCTAGCCTTCGCGAAGCGCAACAGAAACTTGCGGCCGCCTACTTAAGCCGGGCACGTAGGCTCGCTGGGAAATGTGCGGCTGCTTGGCCATTGGAGCTCGAAGAGGCCACGAAAAAGCTATGGCTTCATGAACTGCAAATGGCCTGGTAA
- the htpX gene encoding zinc metalloprotease HtpX, translating to MHKHNNGLKTAALFGVLWAVLLGLGAIIGAGTRSTTPIWIFALIGVAATAYGYWNSDKIAIRSMAAYPVSEAQAPQLYQIVRELSVRANKPMPRIYLSPTMTPNAFATGRSPKNAAVCCTEGILHVLDARELRGVLGHELMHVYNRDILTSSVAAAVAGVITSVGQMLLFFGGGDRRNANPLAMIAMALLAPFAASLIQMAISRTREYDADEDGAELTGDPLALASALRKIESGVSQLPLPQDQRLVNASHLMIANPFRGGGMRRLFSTHPPMKERITRLERMAGRPLS from the coding sequence ACAATGGACTCAAGACCGCGGCGCTTTTCGGTGTGCTGTGGGCGGTGCTGTTGGGTTTGGGTGCCATTATCGGAGCCGGTACGCGCAGCACCACCCCTATCTGGATCTTTGCCCTGATCGGGGTAGCCGCTACCGCCTACGGATACTGGAACAGCGACAAGATCGCCATCCGCTCCATGGCGGCCTATCCGGTCAGCGAAGCGCAAGCCCCGCAGCTGTACCAGATCGTCCGGGAGCTTTCCGTGCGGGCCAACAAGCCCATGCCGCGGATTTACCTCTCGCCCACCATGACGCCGAACGCCTTCGCTACCGGGCGCAGTCCCAAGAACGCCGCTGTCTGCTGCACCGAGGGAATCCTGCATGTCCTTGATGCCCGCGAACTCCGGGGTGTCCTGGGGCACGAGCTCATGCACGTGTACAACCGGGACATCCTGACGTCGTCCGTGGCGGCTGCCGTGGCGGGCGTGATCACGTCCGTGGGGCAGATGCTGTTGTTCTTCGGCGGCGGGGACCGGCGCAATGCCAACCCGCTCGCGATGATCGCCATGGCGCTGCTGGCGCCGTTCGCGGCCTCACTCATTCAGATGGCGATCTCCCGCACCCGGGAGTACGACGCCGACGAGGACGGTGCCGAACTGACCGGCGACCCACTGGCGCTCGCCTCGGCGCTGCGCAAGATCGAATCGGGCGTCTCCCAGCTTCCGCTCCCACAGGATCAGCGGCTCGTGAATGCCTCGCACCTCATGATCGCCAATCCGTTCCGTGGCGGTGGCATGAGGCGTTTGTTCTCCACGCACCCGCCCATGAAGGAGCGCATCACCAGGCTTGAGCGGATGGCTGGGCGGCCGCTTTCCTAA